In one Sphingobium sp. TKS genomic region, the following are encoded:
- a CDS encoding zinc-dependent alcohol dehydrogenase family protein — MKALIYDGPGQKHLGQREAPRIVDVGDAIVRVTHTTICGTDLHILKGDVPSCSPDRILGHEGVGVVETVGAAVANFTPGDHVLISCITACGRCDYCRRGIYSHCTSGGWILGNAIDGTQAEYVRIPHADTSLYPIPSEADEEALVMLSDILPTGFECGVLNGRVAPGSSIAIVGAGPIGLAALLTAQFYSPAQIIMIDIDANRLEVAEQFGATRTIDSRTDDAVALVKALTGGQGVDTAIEAVGVPATFELCQDLVAPGGVIANIGVHGTKVDLHLERLWSHNITITTRLVDTATTPMLLKTVSSGKIDAQKLVTHRFTLDAVIEAYDVFGRAAETQALKVLITP; from the coding sequence ATGAAAGCTTTGATCTACGATGGGCCGGGCCAAAAGCATCTCGGGCAGCGGGAAGCGCCCAGGATCGTGGACGTTGGCGACGCGATCGTCCGCGTGACGCACACGACGATCTGCGGCACCGATCTTCATATCCTCAAAGGCGATGTGCCAAGCTGTTCGCCCGACCGCATCCTCGGGCATGAGGGTGTGGGCGTGGTGGAGACGGTGGGCGCCGCGGTGGCCAACTTCACCCCGGGCGACCATGTCCTGATTTCCTGCATTACAGCCTGCGGCCGCTGCGACTATTGCCGCCGGGGAATTTACTCCCACTGCACGAGCGGCGGCTGGATCTTGGGCAACGCCATTGATGGAACGCAGGCCGAATATGTCCGGATACCCCATGCCGATACCAGTCTCTATCCGATCCCTTCAGAGGCGGACGAAGAAGCATTGGTAATGTTGAGCGACATCCTGCCGACCGGGTTTGAGTGCGGCGTGCTCAACGGCCGGGTCGCGCCGGGCAGCAGCATCGCGATCGTGGGCGCGGGACCGATCGGCCTTGCCGCCTTGCTGACGGCCCAATTCTATTCGCCGGCCCAGATCATCATGATCGACATCGACGCGAACCGGCTCGAAGTGGCTGAACAGTTCGGGGCGACCCGCACGATCGACAGCCGGACGGACGATGCGGTGGCCCTGGTCAAAGCGCTGACCGGAGGGCAGGGCGTCGATACAGCGATCGAAGCGGTGGGCGTTCCAGCCACTTTCGAGCTGTGCCAGGATCTGGTTGCACCCGGCGGGGTCATCGCCAATATCGGCGTGCACGGGACAAAGGTGGATCTGCACCTTGAACGACTTTGGTCGCACAATATCACCATCACCACCCGGCTGGTGGACACAGCGACCACGCCCATGCTGCTCAAGACGGTTTCGAGCGGGAAGATCGATGCGCAAAAGCTCGTCACCCACCGGTTCACGCTCGATGCGGTCATCGAGGCTTATGATGTGTTCGGGCGGGCGGCCGAGACGCAGGCGCTCAAGGTTCTGATCACGCCCTGA